The proteins below come from a single Sorghum bicolor cultivar BTx623 chromosome 4, Sorghum_bicolor_NCBIv3, whole genome shotgun sequence genomic window:
- the LOC8073829 gene encoding outer envelope membrane protein 7, which translates to MAKGGAGQREGSALKTAVIVAGGLALAWVTVETAFRPFMDRLRAAVSRSTDAARDPDQEEDPAPAAAAEPEEEKAPAPAEPSAPPAPAEVEEKVAELEEKVEEAAAAAADKAE; encoded by the coding sequence ATGGCGAAGGGAGGTGCAGGCCAGCGCGAGGGTAGCGCCCTGAAGACGGCGGTGATCGTCGCTGGAGGGCTCGCGCTCGCATGGGTCACCGTGGAGACCGCCTTCAGGCCCTTCATGGACCGCCTCCGCGCCGCCGTCTCCCGCTCCACCGACGCCGCCCGCGACCCCGACCAGGAGGAGGACCCCGCGCCTGCCGCTGCGGCCGAgccggaggaggagaaggcgccCGCACCAGCGGAGCCGTCCGCGCCGCCGGCCCCGGCCGAGGTggaggagaaggtggccgagttgGAGGAGAAGGTGgaggaggccgccgccgccgccgccgacaagGCCGAGTGA
- the LOC8071783 gene encoding uncharacterized protein LOC8071783: MATILENIQKARFLPTRPLKDELPTFQGGGGGKEESHLMGLRKRLSSFSGKIQPISSASAEWAFRRSKSAPSLGAAFAAGGGSLRQWWQWGVGWLLSKKPGFAGDLEMNEEEVAALGRQSRGSWGHILYKMRSGVRRLVMSTHSLPTTHKQSSLPSSASAVHNNVQCKPAAAFAYAQRQSFHHTGHAMAH, translated from the coding sequence ATGGCCACCATCCTGGAGAACATCCAGAAGGCGAGGTTCCTGCCGACCAGGCCGCTCAAGGACGAGCTGCCCACCTTCcagggcggcggtggtggcaaGGAGGAGAGCCACCTCATGGGCCTGAGGAAGCGGCTGTCCTCCTTCTCGGGCAAGATCCAGCCCATCTCCTCCGCGTCGGCCGAGTGGGCGTTCCGGCGCTCCAAGTCGGCGCCCTCCCTCGGCGCCGCGTTCGCCGCGGGGGGCGGCTCCCTGAGGCAGTGGTGGCAGTGGGGCGTCGGCTGGCTCCTGTCCAAGAAGCCCGGGTTCGCGGGCGACCTCGAGATGAACGAGGAGGAGGTCGCCGCGCTGGGCCGCCAGAGCAGGGGCAGCTGGGGCCACATCCTCTACAAGATGCGCTCCGGTGTCCGGCGGCTCGTCATGTCCACGCACTCGCTCCCTACCACGCACAAGCAGTCGTCCCtgccgtcgtcggcgtcggcggtgCACAACAACGTCCAGTGCAAGCCGGCGGCGGCGTTCGCCTACGCGCAGCGGCAGAGCTTCCACCACACCGGCCACGCCATGGCGCACTAA
- the LOC8071784 gene encoding short-chain dehydrogenase/reductase family 42E member 1, whose protein sequence is MHLSANEGIEGVRFAVTGGQGFVGAALCLELLRRGAREVRSLDLRASSSWSQQLLDAGVRTIQGDIRNKDDVGRAFRGVDCVFHLASYGMSGKEMVQTGRSDEVNINGTCNVLDACHEQGVRRLVYVSTYNVVFGGKPIVNGNEALPYFPIEDHVDAYGRSKSVAEQLVLKSNGRPAKSDKSTRLYTCAIRPAAIYGPGEERHLPRILSLAKLGLAFFKIGGPDVKTDWLYIDNLVLALILASMGLLDDIPDRKGTPVAAGQAYFICDGSPCNTFEFIIKPLFQSLGYSVPQVRLDTSVALAISRMFLFISTLFYPWLDSKWMPEPLILPAEVYKVGVTHYFSFLKAREELGYVPMVRPHEGLAATISYWQERKRRELDGPTIFTWLAVTIGMLAVFSAACLPPVGPLKWVLDIHLFVFRSMLVIRLVLVIAIALHFGEAVYAWFLAKKVDPRNATGWFWQTFALGFFSLRYLLKRARG, encoded by the exons ATGCATCTGAGCGCGAACGAGGGGATTGAGGGCGTCCGGTTCGCCGTGACGGGCGGGCAGGGCTTCGTCGGAGCCGCACTCTGCCTCGAGCTGCTCCGCCGCGGCGCCCGCGAGGTCCGGTCCCTCGACCttcgcgcctcctcctcctggtCCCAGCAGCTCCTCGACGCCGGCGTCCGCACCATCCAAG GGGACATTAGAAATAAGGATGATGTGGGGAGGGCTTTCCGTGGAGTGGACTGTGTTTTCCACCTTGCTTCTTATGGCATGTCAGGGAAGGAAATGGTGCAGACTGGGAGATCCGATGAGGTCAATATAAATGGGACCTGCAATGTACTGGACGCTTGCCATGAGCAAGGTGTCAGGAGGCTTGTGTATGTAAGCACTTACAATGTGGTATTTGGAGGAAAGCCGATTGTCAACGGAAATGAGGCCTTGCCTTATTTTCCAATTGAGGACCATGTTGATGCTTATGGGCGCAGCAAATCAGTTGCTGAACAGTTGGTACTGAAGAGTAATGGGCGGCCAGCTAA GAGTGATAAAAGTACTCGTCTTTATACATGTGCAATTCGCCCTGCTGCTATATATGGACCAGGTGAAGAGCGTCATCTTCCAAGAATCCTGTCCCTTGCAAAGTTGGGATTAGCATTCTTCAAGATTGGGGGCCCAGATGTCAAGACAGATTGGCTGTATATAGATAATCTAGTTCTTGCTCTGATATTGGCAAGCATGGGACTTTTAGATGACATTCCTGACAGGAAGGGAACCCCTGTAGCAGCTGGTCAGGCGTATTTCATTTGCGATG GATCACCATGCAATACTTTTGAATTTATCATCAAGCCCCTATTTCAAAGTTTGGGTTATTCCGTTCCTCAAGTGAGGCTGGACACCTCTGTTGCCCTTGCCATTTCAAGAATGTTTTTATTCATATCTACATTGTTCTACCCATGGCTTGATAGTAAATGGATGCCTGAGCCTTTAATTCTTCCTGCTGAAGTGTATAAG GTTGGTGTTACACACTACTTTTCGTTCTTGAAAGCTAGAGAGGAACTCGGCTATGTACCTATGGTGAGGCCTCACGAAGGCTTAGCTGCAACGATCTCATACTGGCAGGAGCGTAAGAGAAGGGAACTAGATGGCCCGACCATATTTACTTGGTTGGCTGTAACAATTGGAATGCTGGCTGTGTTTTCTGCCGCTTGTCTTCCGCCAGTCGGCCCATTGAAATGGGTGCTTGACATCCATCTGTTTGTTTTTCGCTCGATGCTTGTGATCCGGCTGGTCTTGGTGATAGCAATTGCACTGCATTTTGGTGAAGCCGTGTATGCCTGGTTCTTGGCGAAAAAGGTTGATCCAAGGAATGCTACTGGATGGTTTTGGCAAACCTTCGCTCTAGGGTTCTTCTCTCTCCGGTATCTTCTCAAGAGAGCCAGAGGGTGA
- the LOC8071785 gene encoding cysteine protease XCP1: MEPKLPVLVLFLAFAACSASHHRDPSVVGYSQEDLALPNRLVNLFKSWSVKHRKIYVSPKEKLKRYGIFKQNLMHIAETNRKNGSYWLGLNQFADITHEEFKANHLGLKQGLSRMGAQTRTPTTFRYAAAANLPWSVDWRYKGAVTPVKNQGKCGSCWAFSSVAAVEGINQIVTGKLVSLSEQELMDCDTMLDHGCEGGLMDFAFAYIMGSQGIHAEDDYPYLMEEGYCKEKQPYANVVTITGYEDVPENSEISLLKALAHQPVSVGIAAGSRDFQFYKGGVFDGSCSDELDHALTAVGYGSSYGQNYITMKNSWGKNWGEQGYVRIKMGTGKPEGVCGIYTMASYPVKNATLWGA; the protein is encoded by the exons ATGGAACCCAAGCTCCCGGTGCTCGTCCTGTTCCTAGCATTTGCAGCCTGTTCTGCCAGTCACCACCGAGACCCCTCTGTTGTTGGATACTCCCAGGAAGATCTTGCATTGCCCAACAGGCTTGTTAACCTCTTCAAATCCTGGTCGGTGAAGCACAGAAAGATCTACGTCAGCCCGAAGGAGAAGCTGAAGAGGTATGGGATATTCAAGCAGAACCTGATGCACATTGCAGAAACAAACAGGAAGAACGGGAGCTACTGGCTGGGCCTGAACCAGTTCGCCGACATCACTCACGAAGAGTTCAAGGCCAATCATCTGGGATTGAAGCAAGGATTGTCAAGAATGGGTGCACAAACACGTACCCCAACAACGTTCAGGTACGCCGCCGCAGCCAACCTGCCATGGTCAGTCGACTGGAGGTACAAGGGAGCCGTGACGCCGGTCAAGAACCAAGGAAAATGCG GGAGCTGCTGGGCCTTCTCGTCAGTGGCAGCAGTTGAAGGGATCAACCAGATTGTGACGGGCAAGCTGGTATCACTCTCGGAGCAGGAGCTGATGGACTGCGATACCATGTTAGATCATGGCTGCGAAGGGGGTCTCATGGACTTCGCGTTCGCTTACATAATGGGGAGCCAGGGGATCCACGCCGAGGACGACTACCCGTACCTCATGGAAGAAGGCTACTGCAAAGAAAAACAG CCTTATGCCAACGTCGTCACTATAACTGGATACGAGGATGTCCCGGAGAACAGCGAGATAAGCCTGCTGAAAGCGTTGGCTCATCAGCCTGTCAGTGTCGGCATCGCTGCAGGGAGCAGGGATTTCCAGTTCTACAAAGGG GGGGTGTTCGACGGGAGCTGCAGCGACGAGCTTGATCATGCACTGACGGCCGTCGGGTATGGCTCGTCGTACGGCCAGAACTACATCACCATGAAGAACTCGTGGGGCAAGAACTGGGGAGAACAAGGCTACGTCAGGATAAAGATGGGCACCGGGAAGCCGGAGGGTGTTTGTGGCATCTATACCATGGCTTCCTACCCAGTGAAAAATGCAACACTCTGGGGTGCCTAA
- the LOC8071787 gene encoding ribose-phosphate pyrophosphokinase 4 isoform X1: MEVVAAAAAAAKQKTKKHEKHIHLFYCSECEELALKVAASSDAIELQSINWRSFDDGFPNLFINKAHDIRGQHVAFLASFSSPAVIFEQISVIFALPKLFISSFTLVLPFFPTGSFERVEEEGDVATAFTLARILSMIPKSRGGPTSVVIYDIHALQERFYFGDDVLPCFETGIPLLLQRLRQLPDAKNITIAFPDDGAWKRFHKLLQHFPMIVCNKVREGDKRIVRIKEGNPEGRHVVIVDDLVQSGGTLRECQKVLASQGAAKVSAYVTHAVFPKRSYERFMASNSVGPGDQFAYFWITDSCPHTVKAIGQRPPFEVLSLAGSIADALQI, from the exons ATGgaggtcgtcgccgccgccgccgccgccgcgaagcAGAAGACGAAGAAGCACGAGAAGCACATACACCTCTTCTACTGCTCCGAATGTGAGGAGCTCGCCCTCAAGGTCGCCGCCAGCtccgacgccatcgagctccaGTCCATCAACTGGCG GAGCTTCGACGACGGCTTCCCGAACCTGTTCATCAACAAGGCCCACGACATCCGGGGGCAGCACGTGGCGTTCCTGGCCTCATTCAGCTCGCCGGCGGTCATATTCGAGCAGATCTCCGTCATCTTCGCGCTGCCCAAGCTCTTCATCTCCTCATTCACGCTCGTGCTGCCCTTCTTCCCCACGGGCTCCTTCGAGCGCGTTGAGGAGGAGGGCGATGTCGCCACCGCGTTCACCCTCGCGCGCATCCTCTCGATGATCCCCAAGTCGCGCGGCGGGCCGACAAGTGTCGTCATCTACGACATCCACGCGCTCCAGGAGAGGTTCTACTTCGGGGACGACGTCCTGCCATGCTTCGAGACAGGGATCCCGCTCCTGCTGCAGCGCCTCCGCCAGCTGCCGGACGCAAAAAAT ATCACCATTGCCTTTCCAGATGATGGAGCGTGGAAGCGGTTCCACAAGCTGTTGCAGCACTTTCCAATG ATAGTCTGTAACAAGGTTCGTGAAGGTGACAAGAGAATAGTCCGTATAAAGGAAGGAAATCCTGAAGGCCGtcatgttgttattgttgatgatttAGTGCAATCTGGGGGAACTCTTCGAGAATGCCAG AAAGTTCTAGCTTCGCAAGGCGCTGCAAAAGTTAGTGCTTATGTGACTCATGCTGTGTTCCCTAAGCGGTCATATGAACGTTTCATGGCGTCTAATTCTG TTGGGCCAGGCGACCAGTTTGCTTACTTCTGGATCACGGACTCATGCCCACACACAGTAAAAGCTATTGGCCAAAGACCTCCATTTGAGGTTCTGAGCCTTGCTGGCTCAATTGCTGATGCTCTTCAGATCTGA